The nucleotide sequence ACCTATAGTAAAGTTATTAGCTGTGTGATTAGACTTATTGTGTGATAAGATTAGAAGTTTTTGGTCAACAATGATGCAAAATAAAGCAGTAATAATGTCGATTGTAACAAAGTAATAGTATCAAGTACTATCAAAGCTAATAAGTTGCCTCATTCAAAGCATATACATATGCATACTTTGTCAGCCAAAGGAAAGCTGACCACATCATTTACCAAACTTGGAAGCACGCAAAAGTAAGTAGGTtctttttatataggtacctaatcatatttttatgaaacacattataataaaagtggTTGCATAACTTCGCTGCACTGATAAGAGATAGCAGCAAAGATGAATGAACGATTGTAACTGCAGGTGCATCCTGATGATAAAGCTTACACAATGGTTGAGATAATACGGCTTTGTCCCAAGGCTTAAGTGCGTAATACTGGGTAGGCCTAATGGAAATATAAAGTTgattcatattgtttttttgatGAATTTATCGTGAAGTAAACTGTGGGCAGTGGGTCCCAGATGTCATTGTTCACCTTTGACGTCAGACAGATCAGGTCATTCAGAAACCAGGAAGTCTGACATTTAGTCTTAACCAagtggtatcgggttgcccagatAACTGTGTTGAGAAGGTTAGATATAGCTAGTTAGTTGAAGTATGTACGTATGTAAATCTCTGGTACTTACGTTTATGTGCCTGGAAGCTGATTCcaaaatagttgagaaaaggctaggcagataatttaAATGAAGAGGTCTTCAAGTACAGCTCATTATTCATGATTTACAGCATTAATTAGAGAAGTACTGTACTACGTAATTATCTTATGGGCGATAGTAATTAACGCTCGATGCTATCCGATATGcgtttattatgaacatattaACACTTGTATGTGAATAGTAAAGTTACGATCGGTAATAACGCATGTGGTGATGCAGTTATAATGGTTTTCTATATATatggcaactagaatcaaacttagttataattttgacgttcataagtgctttaaaggcctaaatgaaataaaaaaataattaaaaaaataaataatataaattggttAATGAGGTTTCTGCTTTTTGATAAATTAACACTTTGTAGACCTATCTTATTAGAATTAGTTTATGTTCTCTGGTCGATacgatttcacccgcatcctagGAGAACTACAAGCGATCGGGTAAAAAGTACCTAGACTGTCTGTGTACCAAACAGTGCAGTAGTTTCGGCAtaaaagcgcgacagacagaattatttttgcattttaatgttattacatttagcAATGTTTGCTACGATAATGTAAAATTCCACTTAAGGGAAGTAATAtgaataacattttcaaattataaaacTTGTTAAACTTTTTTGATAGTCGCTTGCGCTTCAACTGAGCGGTCACATCTTCGATACAGACTGGATTTATTTGGCTATCTATTGATTCGGCTTCACAGATTTTTCTTAGCACCTAGGAGTTTGTGTTATTTACCtctaagaaaattataaatataaatataagcttaagtttgaaataaaaacaagtatAACATAcacatttaagtacctactgaaaaacTAATTAAACCATCACCGGGAAAGTCTCACCGCGTAAGATCTGTAAGTAcgatacaaataaatgattcaatCTCAATGAGTCAGAGGTCAGTGACCCCACCTGTGTGACCCACTGCGATCTGCCGCAGGGTAGAAAGTTTTCGAGAAAGGCACCGCAATGACCTTGTCACGAAGAATGCGGTAGgtgtgtttatttaaatttttaagtattataaatattttatttctatactatCCTTAGTTggtgtaaatgtgaaagttagtGTGTCTGTTTGTATGGTTTTTATGCAGAAATTAATGGACCGATTTTAATGGGACTTGGTGCACAGATAGTTTAGAGCCTAAGAGAGgatataggatactttttatccgagtgaaTGGAGTGGTTCCCAAAAGACGCGGGTGCAAAGGCGGGAACAAAGTTAGTCTATCTGTTTATCCGGGTTTATGCAAAAAatcactgaaccgattttaatgggATTTGATAGTCTAAagcttaaaaaagaaaaaataaaatactgtcgGGACacccttttcacacacggttggttagccccatagtaagttattaattaacttgtgttatgggtgctaacacaactgataaactacatatagctacatatatacatatttataaatattgtaacacccagaccacgatcaacaagcatgctcatcacacaaatgtcgaccgaaccgggaatcgaacccgggacctcagattcggcagtccggcttggtgaccattgcgccatagagGTCGTCAACTTAATAATAATGCTTAATCCTGATGGTTTTATCctagtagttcccacaggacgcggggcATATACATAACTAGTTAAAtattaagaataatattttgtaacttcAATGTAAGCGAAAGGCGCTAATCTTCGTGAATTTAGTTGTTGAAAGTGCAACTGACGATAATCAATGAATGAATAGGCGGAATAGGCCAATAAAATGCCGGCGTCGCCAATGTCAAGGTTTTGTTGCGAGTTTACGCCGTTTGTGTGACGACTGGAGAAAATTACTTCTGAGATCATTAATTATTTGGATGTGAAAAATGATTTTGCCCAAATCTAGATTTTGTCTATTGATTGTgacatacctatatgtatgaGAATACGTGTATTATGAACCCAAGGCGCTATTCCACTAATGTGCGACACAATGTACTAAATGGCACTTCTAGTCTACTCGCGCAAACAGTAATAAATCGCGTtcgatataattataattaccaaTAGGTACGCGAATTGCAGGAACAAGTGTACACCTTGCCTAACTGCCTACCGTATATTattttccttctcgtctcaatccatcctaaggttgtccggaagcccattatgtcacctactttaatgagttcttagataaaaaaaaaaattggtgtacctaataaaatatatctttctATATAACTAACTTGTACGCGAATACAGGCTAGCAGTGGACTTGCGATGCGTACACAAAATCTGCTAACAATTTAGTTGTCTCCATAACCTTTTTCTGTTCAGTCGAGTTGACAACGCTAGGTGCTAAAGATGACTCTATTTTCTCTCACAGCACGCTTTCTTAATCAGGCTAATAGTTCGGCAGACAATTGTTTGTGTTATCATGATCTGCTAATTTTCCACTTCCTGGGTCTGTCACTGTGTGACTGTGTCGCTGTTTTGTGGCAACTTTTATATGGGTTTCAGTCCCGTTTGATGTTTTATAGTACTAGTGTGGTTGAAGAGTTAAGTCGTCTGGGTTTATGTTGATGAAAGTTAAGTAATTGATAAATTATAGGTATCTAGGTACACCTATAATTTGGGGAAATACTTCATTGTCTTAATTATTTGTGTAGGTTCATTTAGTAGTTTATATagaagaatatttaaaagaaattagTATACCTATTCCtattttctatcaaaattaATGTATGCGTTATGTGATTTCCAAATGAAATTACTCTTtttccaattttaattttaaatccattttgtaataacaaacacaaagtCCAGTTCATATTAATTCTACGTAGGTACATGGAATATAATTCCTTTTACTTTGAAAGCTGCATTCCTCGAACACAGCTACCTACCGCCCACGGCGAGCTCGACATCAAAGGATATTCTCGGATTGCAATTACGTGGCTTCCCGGAACTGCAGCCAGGGAGCTCTAGGGGGTTCTAGGGGGATCTAGGGGGCTTATGAATCAATAACAGCCACCCTGCAGCCTTCCGTCCGTTGCCATGGGAACCTTTTAGTCTAGATACAAGTGCGTGGGCTGTACCTCCActcgttgccatggcaaccagCCATGTAGTTGGATCTGTTAGTGTGTGCCGTGCACCCCccttttatattgatttattggTGGAGGCTGCTAGTTGcaggtatattttattctcGCTGTTATGTAAGTTTTGTTTGagcataatatttttgaataaaatatgtgaGAATATGATAGGATAATGTTAGGACACATAGGCTTACATATTGAATGTTCAAGTTGAATTTTTACCATGACAAGCTTCAatcttttcaaacaaatgaGTTTTTGAAACAAAGAATTGCTGAAATGTTTGGTAAACTGATGGCCTCGGgtgttttatccgggtgcgggaaataTGTCCCTATGGAGAAGGGTAGAACTGCGGGgaaaagctagttaaaaataaggAATTTTCGGTAACAAAGGCCTTaggaaccaaaataaaaaaaagatgtaaaaatcTCCGCAAACGTATGTCCTACTGAAAGAAAACATGACCGTAACGCAGAAAAAATCGGCAAAATATGTCTCGTGAACGAATTACATCGCTTTCACTGACTCCAGATCAGTCTATTCGCGATGCTTCGGTCCAACACGATGCCACGATTCGACACAAGCCACCATGCCAAACTGCTTTCCAATCTTCCACAgtataaacaaaaaacgatcgCCTGTTTAGGAGGATTTCGTTATTTAGGTTGCGTCTACACgatgcatgtagctggagcaagttaacacgcgcaagtgacaagagcacgcgggtggatattttgctttggtacatgcgcgagtcgctggactcGCAGTTATTAATGCAtctaacctgcgcatgtgcctcaatatgagcaagctacttgcaccgtgtagatcatcatcactgctgaacgtaggcctctcCTAATAGACGCCACCCATCCATCAGCAGCCTGCATCCATAGAATActtgcttactttaaattatctcgcgcagctggctgatctctcaAAAGAGAACAGCTGTTGTGGCTGATAATGGGTTCTCACTAAATAATGTtctaacagaaataaaacaccactctacttttcttttttaacaacTGTCATTATTGGCACCAGAGCCAAATCCAGCATCAAAGCTATTGCGGCTACAGCACTGAGGCACACCTTGATAATGACCTGACGACGTAGAGGAACTCCTAGCGCGAAGAGTAGTTCAGCTACCACTTGGGTAAGCTCCCCTGAATGATGCCAGCGATGCCAAATAGCCCCAGCATTGACCAGAAGTAAAGCTGCACCAGTGCTGCAAATATACGCCTGCAATTCAACATAGGAGTTATTAGAAAGTGGTTTCCCAGAGCAAAATCACACAATTATTATGCACAGTAATGACGGGATGTTTAAACGGACAAATTGGCAGTCTTTAAGGCTTTCTAAAGGTTTAACAGAACAGGCGTTAAATGATATCAATTAACGGAACGTAACTTCGGTCCACCAACTTTTTCTTGCCACCGAATGTTATTGTATTTCCACACAAATTCACTTTTTCCTTTACATCTTAACGACAATACGTTATTCATAATATGCATAGATGCTGATATTCGGTGGCTAACAGTCAATATGCTATGAACGCAGCCTAAAAATCAAACTTGAGTTTAATATGATACCTGCATAGCTTTGCCCCCGCAGCGGTCAGCTCCCGCACAGAGGGCTAAACCAGTCACAGCTACGCAGTAAGTCACCAGAACTCCACCAGATACCGACTGCTCCCAACGAAAGACCCTCAGAGATCGCACGTGCATCGTCAGAACTGATACCAGCAGAATCATGGCAATCAGTCGCAGAGCAAGTAGGGGAACTCGCTCGTTGCCAGGGGTAGGCTCCCCTTGACCAGGGCGGGTTTGGGTCCACTGGGGTAAAAAAAGCCACGAAAAATATGCAATACGATACTAGGTTAATTGATAGATCTCTGCATTCTGTTAAAGTTGTTAATATGCTTTATAtgaaactcattttattttatagcgaGCATTGATTTAAGAATGGTTAAACCATTATTGATACGGACATTGCAAGGCCAGGCTTCGTCATCCGGATGCATCTATTCGCTCAAGACTCTGAAAAATTTACGACAACTTTCAAAATCACTCACTTCGAAACTCATATTGGCTGTAGTTTTCTTTTCACAATCATATCCAGAGTAGTCGGGCAGTAATAGAACCGCTCATTATCCAACCATGTAATATCGCACGTGACGCCATGACAGGTGGAATCCATAGAGAATGTAGAATGTGACGAGAGCAAGGAGGCGGATGATTTGAGTTTTTACTCGAATGATGTTGCACCTTTTTTGTGGAGTCATATCTGGATTGtgttactttttttattgaaccTAGTTTTGTATGCATTGTTGTTACAGAGTATTGTGGTCATTTTATTCGGATATTGTTGAAAACGTTTTCTCTGTTGAGTTAAAGTCCATTTGCTGATGCTTCTAAAGTTTCTGTGTCTTAGTCTAGTTGGCTGCTTTCTTCGTTTCACCTAAATTACTTAACCACATCTGGTATTGATTTGAGGAATAAACAgtccatttaaaattaaattctttctACAATACTTTCCACATCTTCATTATTATTAACCATACTTTCTGTTATTCCAGGGTTATCAGCATCGACATGTCAGTTTCCCGGTGCCCCTGCACACTGCAAGGTGACCTTCTCCGAGGACTCGATGTCTGAAGGCACCATAGCCTCGTACGAGTGTGAACGAGGCTTCGAACTCCTGGGACCAGCCAGGAGACTGTGTGGCGCCAATGGGAAGTGGACGCCTGATGGCATTCCTTTTTGTGGTGAGTTATTTAGTAATGTAGATTTGATAAATTGTTCTTAAGAACTAGCCTGAGGAAAGGGGCAATAGTACAGAAAACGACGAGCCACCATTTTCCTTTTTAAAGAACGTTTTCCGAGCAAAATAAAACTCCATGTAAAAGATTGAATTCGCCGTTATCGCGCTAAAGGGAAATAggaattcatttgtttattgagTGCAGATTCCTGCTTTGAAGCATTGCAGCTTTGGGTAGATTTTACTGCACAAAGCTGTAATTTCTCTATACAAAGAATTTTCTTGGAAACACCCAGAATCTGTATATCTACGTAGTAAACTGCCAAATACCTTGATGACACAAGAGGCTTTGAATATAACATATCTTTAGGATGGCCACGCACCACACGGTAGTAGTTACCTAATGGAAGATGGTTACCACATACTATCGTATCTTCCTGGTCATTAGTTGCGTTTCACTTTAATATCAAAAGCTACATTAGAAAGAGAGTATTAATTCACTATGTATCCCTtcaaaaaagtattaattaaaagcaTAAATCGATCATGATGAAGGAAAGAATAAAAAgatatgttaattaaattacttaacaaAAATCAATCATTATAAAGTAGGAGCGAAACAATAAAATCGTGACGAAATCGtaatataaaatttcaatagAATAATAGAAAAAACTACATAACAAAGGGCATTAGTAGGTATACTTTCTTTGAGAGTTGTGGGATTGTGTTACAAAGAATCTCCGCTTTTTAGACGCCATTCATAGTCTTGTGAAATGTTTTCACGAAGAAAGTAAAAGTCGGTCATGTAGCAGGGTTGGCAAGTATTGTACTTGTGGTTAATTCAATTTGACGCATTGTGTATTGTTTAGATCGTCTTATTAACGTCTGCGAGAGAATTGTTGCTGTAAGAAATTACGACTTACGACATTGAAGACGGAACTTTACTTTTTCGATTTAAATGATTGAAATACTAGTTTTTGGCCGCGGTTTCCTGAAGGAACTATTTTCCGCACttcgataaaaagtagcttacatGTAACTGATGTAATTTGACAAAACGATTTGCTTGAATAATGAGATTTGAATACTTGATCAAAAACTTCGTCGCTTGGCTTCGGTAGAGTCTGGGCCTTATGTCTGCATCAACGCGAGACGGTGGagttaaataataaagacagttgGCTGTTTGCTGAGGATTTGTGTTTATAATAATGGTAATCCATAaatttctattaatattttaattaaataatcctTAGAAATCATATTTCTTTCAATCgcctgtaggtaggtactaatactTATATAAACTCATAACCCAAGAAGCatcacaaacatacatatacacaCACTTTATTATAAGATAGAAAGGTGACAGTTGTGACAATGTTACGCCCGACCCCCGTGTCGTAAGGTTACACCCAGCGACACGTCACGTCACATCAGCGTCATGCCGTGGTCTTTGTCTATGGTGTGACGAATCGTGACAACTGTCCAAAACGACACTCTCACTTCAATAATCGAGGGATGGTTTAGAAACTTCTTCGAAAAGCTAGATGAAATATAGCTTCTATAACTAAGAGATAATGTAGCCTCTCAGCTTTAGAATTTTTAAATCTGTTCTGTTGTTTTtgatgacaaacaaaaaaaatcctctctATTATGTTACTATAGAAGCCTATGAAGataataggtatctatttatAATCGCACATATAGGCTTAGGTTACAAACGATTCTGAAATACCAAGAAGCTCAATAGGGTTGTCGAAAATTCActaggctgcgggattgttcgaaagagttaccgcggccctggtacataaaaggcctacgacggaacacgacggtttttagtcagtaagagtctgacactccctcaccgctgctaacccacaggaGGGGTAAAAGGTGTAGCTTTTACCCAACAAtcaagaagggttatgtttttacACTCGGTAAATCAATTTTAACACAAGAAAGCttcaaaaaaaactaaaacagaatCATAAATCAATTGGACACGCGGTTGAAGCATCGCTCAAGGCGCTAGTACATGGTGCTCCAGTTGCCATCACACCTGTGAATGATATTACTTATTAAGTACCGGTACAGTTATGATCATCTGTACCATTCAATTATTGTACCGCCCGTAGCTTAAATGTTCGTTATTATGAACACTTTTTTTCGTCGTTTTGGTTAAAGATGGGAAGAAGAGGCTGTAGAATGGACATTGAACTGTGGGCTGTAGTTGGTTAACTGAATGTTTATTCTGAAGATAATCGTGAATCCTATCAAACTTTTTAGGCCTAATTCCCTGAAAACATAAATGTCCGCTTTTTTAAATCAACTGCTTCGAAATGTTATATAGTAAACAGCTGTTTATATATTCTGTGGGTACAATCGGGTGTCTAATACCGGCCCCATAGCTACTCGTTACTGTAATGTACCCCATCAAACTATCTGCATGAACATATCCATGCTAACGACTGATTAAGTTTGTAGAGTGCAGTGAGCCCTTAGTATGATTATTCTTTGACagaaatgtttataaaacaataaattatgcCCTGAATATTGATTAATATGCTTACTCGCGTGGACCGTCTTTgataactgttactgttacagcctttttatcgtcccactgctgggcacaggcctcccctcacacggagaaggattgagcattaatcaccacgcttgctcaatgcgggttggtgatttcagactttatagtccaggtttcctcaagatgttttccttcacgtttgtctttgtttgtttttctgtttgtcTTTGATAAAGCTCAACTTAAAGCTTAGTTGAATGAATGCCTAGTAAAAAAGCAGCATAGGTATAAAGCCCACTGATCAAGGAGAGCTTTAGATGCAAAATAATCAAGCTATAACTAAAACACTTATgttcttactacaaaaacttaatcatatgtcaaacacttgtctaaaaaaaatgtgactgCAAAGTGGACCTTAtttcataatctgtcatttttttagacaagtcttaaattGGCGTTTAAaggtttttgtggtaagacggctagTTTTTCCACAAGTATGTACTTCTAACCACTGTCTACAATGGACAGGTACTAAGTTATATGTAAGTTGTTAAAGCACCAGTTATTTCAAGTTCCGTATTGATATGAAGTCCCGTTATCGTCCGCCATATGTTCGGGGGCGACAGTGTTGCcagaattataattattatttacacctttgttatattataacaGGTGTTTTTTTTGCTGACTTTGAAGTTGGGAGTTTGTTATGTAcgtttgtaaaaaaacttaagttgaAATATTTgcttcgttgtttttttttcatgtctgTTTCGTTAAACACTTAATTATTGAACTTaactgtacttatttatttatttgaaagttaCGCTTATGTTAATCTGGATTAGtaaccaatttaaatatttaattaaagaattgACGGCTGCTAattataaaccaaatattaaattaaaatttaaataattgacaTGCAAAATATTGTAGCCATATTTGCATCAAAGTAAACTTACTTTCCAATAATTACTCCGAAAAAGGCACAACAATGTACGATTATCACTAAATCGATATAGGTCAAATAAGCGACAGTATCGAATCGGCACGATCACTCGATTATCGCTTAATTTGTATTCGATTCGCGCCCATGATTCACCTGTGACACAAAATCCTCCTTATGGTGTCTATGGCCTACAAACAAATGACATACGATTAATATTCGAAGATATTgcccacggagtaaggaaaggtgAGTGGAGATGCCAAAACTttggtaggtcacgcgccttcttataggtcaacTCAAGTCAATGGgcttgaccaaaacgatcagttccTAGTGGTTCCTTGAGACATGTCaatggtttttgtttttttttgtattaaaaaaaattatcgggtccaaagataaggtgtataagggcgaaaacagtaccattcctcgtctcccgctcacccgcattttagcgcgctactttctgaGGCGATCGATgtttcgttatggcacctccgctagtcattttattctccatgatattgcc is from Helicoverpa armigera isolate CAAS_96S chromosome 1, ASM3070526v1, whole genome shotgun sequence and encodes:
- the LOC110381398 gene encoding uncharacterized protein LOC110381398 yields the protein MSFEWTQTRPGQGEPTPGNERVPLLALRLIAMILLVSVLTMHVRSLRVFRWEQSVSGGVLVTYCVAVTGLALCAGADRCGGKAMQAYICSTGAALLLVNAGAIWHRWHHSGELTQVVAELLFALGVPLRRQVIIKVCLSAVAAIALMLDLALVPIMTVVKKEK